In the genome of Isoalcanivorax indicus, one region contains:
- a CDS encoding 2-phosphosulfolactate phosphatase — MQIEIHQGHYPPPNPDGITVIIDVIRAFTTSHFAFKGGVERILPVETVEEAFRLREHHPNALLAGEVNALPIDGFDFGNSPREVDHAALAGRTLIMRTTNGMKATLHARPCAGLFVTGLVSARATARAIHARKPSKVVLVASHPSGDEDVACAEYLRGLLGGPGIDADAAEARTRQARAAIKFMDGRSAYLRAADIDMASRCMDTGFAMEVRGDEPLTILPCPI, encoded by the coding sequence TTGCAGATCGAGATTCACCAGGGGCACTACCCGCCACCCAACCCCGATGGCATCACCGTCATCATTGACGTGATCCGGGCGTTTACCACCAGTCACTTCGCTTTCAAGGGCGGCGTCGAGCGCATCCTGCCGGTGGAAACCGTCGAGGAGGCCTTCCGGCTGCGCGAGCACCACCCGAACGCGCTGCTGGCGGGCGAGGTGAATGCCTTGCCCATCGACGGCTTCGATTTCGGTAACTCTCCCAGGGAGGTGGACCACGCCGCGCTGGCTGGCCGTACCCTGATCATGCGCACCACCAATGGCATGAAGGCCACACTGCATGCCCGGCCCTGTGCCGGGCTGTTTGTGACCGGCCTGGTCAGCGCCCGCGCCACCGCCCGGGCCATCCATGCGCGCAAGCCGTCGAAGGTGGTGCTGGTGGCCTCTCATCCCAGCGGCGATGAAGACGTGGCCTGTGCCGAGTACCTGCGCGGCCTGCTGGGCGGCCCCGGCATTGACGCCGATGCCGCCGAGGCGCGCACTCGCCAGGCCCGCGCCGCCATCAAGTTCATGGACGGGCGCAGCGCCTACCTGCGCGCGGCCGATATCGACATGGCCTCGCGCTGTATGGATACCGGCTTTGCCATGGAGGTCCGTGGTGACGAGCCCCTGACCATACTGCCCTGCCCTATCTGA
- a CDS encoding ComF family protein has product MRCVLCGLPATADSALCSGCQTEMPPLSRPGHTLCRCGLPCPGTAPSPGTLPPLCGRCLHSPPPFERLLAPLAYAFPLDRVILGHKQQRRPPMERAFLWLWNRLLPLPGAQRPDLLVPVPLHWRRLWWRGFNPAWQLAHAAGTRLGIPARPVLARHRPTPSQQGLTAAARRRNLTRALRITQPIDGLHIALIDDVVTTGSTARVASQVLLDGGASRVEVWALARTLPSA; this is encoded by the coding sequence GTGCGCTGCGTGCTGTGCGGCCTCCCGGCAACCGCCGATAGTGCCCTGTGCAGCGGCTGCCAGACGGAAATGCCGCCACTGTCCCGGCCCGGGCATACCCTGTGCCGGTGCGGCCTGCCCTGCCCGGGTACCGCGCCATCGCCAGGCACGTTACCGCCGCTCTGCGGGCGCTGCCTGCACTCACCGCCCCCGTTCGAGCGCCTGCTGGCACCGCTGGCCTATGCCTTCCCGCTGGATCGGGTGATTCTGGGCCACAAGCAGCAACGCCGTCCGCCCATGGAGCGCGCTTTCCTGTGGCTGTGGAACCGGTTGCTGCCGTTGCCCGGCGCCCAGCGTCCGGATCTGCTGGTCCCCGTGCCGCTGCATTGGCGGCGGCTCTGGTGGCGCGGCTTCAATCCGGCCTGGCAACTCGCCCACGCTGCCGGCACCAGGCTGGGCATCCCCGCCCGCCCGGTGCTGGCCCGGCATCGGCCCACGCCCTCGCAGCAAGGGCTGACCGCCGCCGCCCGGCGGCGCAATCTGACCCGGGCGCTACGCATAACGCAGCCCATCGACGGGCTGCATATCGCTTTGATCGACGACGTCGTGACGACCGGAAGCACCGCGCGCGTGGCCAGTCAGGTGCTGCTGGACGGCGGCGCCTCCCGGGTCGAGGTCTGGGCCCTGGCCAGGACCCTGCCCTCGGCCTGA
- the bioB gene encoding biotin synthase BioB produces MTAITASSPTTSASSAVSADRQATRHDWRRDEVEALFALPFNDLLFKAASVHRAHFDPNAVQVSTLLSIKTGACPEDCKYCSQSGHYNTELEKEKLLEVQKVIAEAQQAKEKGASRFCMGAAWRSPRGKDMPYVLEMVRQVKALGMETCMTLGMLDKEQADALADAGLDYYNHNLDTSPEYYGKVITTRTYDDRLNTLAHVRDAGMKICCGGIVGMGEGRQDRVGLLQQLANLPHHPESVPINMLVKIEGTPLAEVDDLDPFEFVRTIAVARILMPQSFVRLSAGRQEMNDQTQALCFMAGANSIFYGERLLTTDNPEADHDRQLFKRLGIHPLALDGDYSDEAAEAALQQQIAEQAAEEQGQFYNALNKSAPKPVLNKRSA; encoded by the coding sequence ATGACCGCCATTACCGCCAGTTCACCGACGACATCCGCCTCATCTGCCGTCAGCGCAGACCGACAGGCGACACGCCATGACTGGCGCCGTGACGAGGTGGAGGCCCTGTTTGCCCTGCCCTTCAATGATCTGCTGTTCAAGGCGGCCAGCGTGCACCGGGCGCATTTCGATCCCAATGCGGTGCAGGTATCCACGCTGCTGTCGATCAAGACCGGCGCTTGCCCGGAAGACTGCAAGTACTGCTCCCAGTCCGGCCACTACAACACCGAGCTGGAGAAGGAAAAGCTGCTCGAAGTGCAGAAGGTGATTGCCGAAGCGCAGCAGGCAAAGGAAAAGGGCGCCTCACGCTTCTGCATGGGCGCTGCCTGGCGCAGCCCGCGCGGCAAGGACATGCCCTACGTGCTGGAGATGGTGCGTCAGGTCAAGGCGCTGGGCATGGAAACCTGCATGACGCTGGGCATGCTCGACAAGGAGCAGGCCGACGCGCTGGCCGACGCCGGGCTCGACTACTACAACCATAATCTGGATACCTCGCCGGAATACTACGGCAAGGTCATCACCACGCGGACCTATGACGACCGCCTCAACACGCTGGCGCACGTACGCGATGCCGGCATGAAAATCTGCTGTGGCGGAATCGTCGGTATGGGCGAGGGCCGCCAGGACCGCGTCGGGTTGTTGCAACAACTGGCCAACTTGCCCCATCACCCCGAATCCGTGCCAATCAACATGCTGGTGAAAATCGAAGGCACGCCGCTGGCGGAGGTCGATGATCTCGACCCGTTCGAATTCGTGCGCACCATTGCGGTGGCGCGCATCCTGATGCCGCAATCCTTCGTGCGTCTGTCCGCAGGTCGCCAGGAAATGAACGACCAGACCCAGGCGCTGTGCTTCATGGCCGGGGCCAACTCGATTTTCTACGGCGAGCGCCTGTTGACCACCGACAACCCCGAGGCGGATCACGACCGCCAGTTGTTCAAGCGTCTGGGCATTCACCCGCTGGCCCTGGATGGCGACTATTCGGATGAAGCGGCCGAAGCCGCGCTGCAACAGCAAATCGCTGAGCAGGCTGCGGAAGAACAGGGGCAGTTCTACAATGCCTTGAACAAGAGCGCGCCCAAGCCTGTGCTTAACAAGCGCAGTGCCTGA
- the bioF gene encoding 8-amino-7-oxononanoate synthase: MPFDLAPALAERRAQHRYRQRLTQEAAVGRQARLGDGTLLNFCSNDYLGLASAPPVIEALQAAASEYGVGSGASHLVCGHSRHHQALEDALAAAIGQPRALLFSTGYMANLGVISALMGAHDAVLEDRLNHASLIDAGLASGARFRRYRHNDPASLTAQLEKSGAARRRLVVTDGIFSMDGDAAPLAALCDAAEAHDAWVMVDDAHGFGVLGPGGAGTPAAQGVAGRIPVYMGTLGKALGTFGAFVAGSDELIETLIQFARPYIYTTALPPAVAAATGVSLALMQQDSWRRDKLAARIDQFRHGAAALGYTLMDSATAIQPLVVGSDAAALALSERLRQHGCLISAIRPPTVPEGTARLRITLSAAHEHEDVERLLAALADARDLIPEASP, encoded by the coding sequence ATGCCGTTTGATCTGGCGCCCGCCCTGGCCGAACGGCGTGCGCAGCACCGCTACCGGCAACGTCTGACCCAGGAAGCGGCCGTGGGCCGTCAGGCGCGGCTGGGCGATGGCACCCTGCTGAACTTTTGCAGTAACGACTACCTCGGGCTGGCGTCGGCGCCGCCGGTGATTGAGGCCCTCCAGGCTGCGGCGTCAGAGTACGGCGTGGGCAGTGGCGCCTCACACCTGGTGTGCGGCCACAGCCGCCACCACCAGGCTTTGGAAGACGCGCTGGCGGCGGCCATCGGCCAGCCCCGCGCGCTGCTGTTTTCCACCGGCTACATGGCCAACCTGGGCGTGATCAGCGCGCTCATGGGCGCTCACGACGCAGTGCTGGAAGATCGCCTGAATCACGCCTCCCTGATCGATGCCGGGCTCGCCAGTGGTGCCCGTTTTCGCCGTTACCGGCATAACGACCCGGCCAGCCTGACTGCGCAACTGGAAAAAAGCGGCGCCGCCCGGCGCCGTCTGGTGGTGACCGACGGCATCTTCAGCATGGACGGCGACGCGGCGCCCCTGGCGGCACTGTGCGATGCCGCCGAGGCGCACGACGCCTGGGTCATGGTGGACGATGCCCACGGTTTCGGCGTGCTCGGGCCGGGCGGTGCGGGCACCCCGGCAGCGCAAGGCGTGGCCGGACGCATCCCGGTGTACATGGGCACCCTGGGCAAGGCGCTCGGGACTTTCGGGGCCTTTGTGGCGGGCAGCGACGAACTGATCGAGACGTTGATTCAGTTCGCGCGGCCCTATATCTACACCACGGCGCTGCCGCCGGCGGTGGCCGCCGCCACGGGCGTCAGCCTGGCGCTGATGCAGCAGGACAGCTGGCGCCGCGACAAGCTGGCCGCACGCATCGACCAGTTTCGTCACGGCGCGGCGGCCCTGGGGTATACACTGATGGACTCGGCCACCGCAATTCAGCCGCTGGTGGTGGGCAGCGATGCGGCCGCCCTGGCGCTGAGCGAGCGGCTGCGTCAGCACGGCTGCCTGATTTCTGCCATTCGCCCGCCCACCGTGCCGGAGGGCACTGCGCGACTGCGCATCACCCTGTCGGCGGCCCATGAGCACGAAGATGTCGAGCGACTGCTGGCGGCGCTGGCCGACGCGCGTGATCTGATACCGGAGGCCTCCCCATGA
- the bioH gene encoding pimeloyl-ACP methyl ester esterase BioH: protein MSALKPFHNIYRSTAADPEQAPDLVLLHGWGLHSIVWDDIMPGLLAHFRVTVIDLPGMGQSPLPNDEYTLDFLVNRMLSVMPEKAHVMGWSLGGLVGIALANAHPERVQSLVTVGTTPRFTASDDWPAAMPAEILGKFAEVFEEDQEGTLIRFLALNCKGSATLREDVRRLKDILYFCGLPAGRALRGGLTILREADLRSTLAQVKQPLLMLFGENDNLVPAAVIPDIQALHPQMDWALLADMAHVPFISAPDLYLQALLDFYREQEIVPWEDGA from the coding sequence ATGAGTGCCCTGAAGCCGTTCCACAATATCTATCGCAGCACCGCAGCGGACCCTGAGCAGGCGCCGGATCTGGTGCTGTTGCATGGTTGGGGCCTGCATTCGATCGTCTGGGACGACATCATGCCCGGCCTGCTGGCGCATTTTCGTGTCACCGTGATTGATCTGCCCGGCATGGGGCAAAGCCCGCTGCCCAATGACGAGTACACGCTCGATTTTCTGGTCAACCGGATGCTCAGCGTGATGCCGGAAAAAGCGCATGTCATGGGCTGGTCTCTCGGCGGCCTGGTGGGGATCGCTCTGGCCAATGCGCATCCCGAGCGTGTCCAGTCGCTGGTCACGGTGGGCACCACGCCGCGCTTCACGGCCAGTGACGACTGGCCTGCCGCCATGCCAGCGGAGATCCTGGGCAAGTTTGCCGAAGTCTTTGAAGAGGATCAGGAAGGCACCCTGATCCGTTTTCTCGCACTCAACTGCAAGGGCAGCGCCACGCTGCGTGAGGATGTGCGGCGCCTGAAGGACATCCTGTATTTCTGTGGCCTGCCCGCCGGGCGCGCCCTGCGTGGTGGCTTGACCATTCTTCGTGAAGCGGATTTGCGCAGCACCCTGGCTCAGGTGAAACAACCCCTGCTGATGCTGTTTGGCGAGAACGACAACCTGGTGCCCGCCGCCGTGATCCCGGATATCCAGGCCCTGCATCCGCAGATGGATTGGGCCTTGCTGGCCGACATGGCCCACGTACCCTTTATCTCGGCTCCTGACCTGTATCTGCAGGCCCTGCTGGATTTTTATCGTGAGCAGGAGATCGTGCCCTGGGAGGACGGGGCATGA
- a CDS encoding methyltransferase domain-containing protein produces MGSMNRPAPIVSAAPGDPVARHFGGAARTYDAYATLQLSAARALLALLPDDVRAHRALDLGAGTAPMARRLQTRFPDTRWLGLDLALPMLEEAAERGRLNDLYRGVCADATRLPLADQSLDLIYSSFALQWCRDLAPLAAELTRVSRPGAWFALCVPLPGTLQELRDSWAQADQGQHVNPFHALVAWQAAFADHGWQVETQHQWQVRQHYPDVRAIGTMLRATGAHHVFRDQPAGLTGRRRLLAMVEAYEQQRTMEGLPLTWQIGQLLLRRGE; encoded by the coding sequence ATGGGCAGCATGAATCGCCCCGCGCCGATAGTCAGCGCTGCGCCTGGCGACCCGGTCGCCCGCCATTTCGGTGGTGCAGCCCGCACCTACGATGCTTATGCCACGCTGCAACTCAGTGCCGCGCGGGCGCTGCTGGCGCTGTTGCCGGATGACGTCCGGGCGCACCGCGCGCTCGATCTGGGGGCTGGCACTGCGCCCATGGCCCGGCGCCTGCAAACGCGCTTTCCTGACACTCGCTGGCTGGGTCTGGATCTGGCCCTGCCGATGCTGGAAGAGGCGGCTGAGCGCGGGCGGCTGAACGACCTGTACCGGGGGGTGTGTGCGGACGCCACCCGCCTGCCGTTGGCAGACCAGAGCCTGGACCTGATCTATTCATCCTTCGCCTTGCAATGGTGTCGTGACCTGGCCCCTCTGGCCGCCGAGTTGACCCGCGTCAGCCGTCCCGGTGCCTGGTTCGCCCTCTGCGTGCCGCTGCCCGGCACCTTGCAGGAACTGCGCGACAGCTGGGCGCAGGCGGACCAGGGTCAGCACGTCAATCCGTTTCACGCGCTGGTGGCCTGGCAGGCTGCGTTCGCCGACCACGGCTGGCAGGTGGAAACACAACACCAGTGGCAAGTGCGTCAGCATTACCCGGACGTGCGCGCCATTGGCACCATGCTGCGTGCCACGGGCGCCCATCATGTCTTCCGCGACCAGCCTGCCGGTCTGACTGGCCGTCGCCGGTTGCTGGCCATGGTCGAGGCCTACGAGCAACAGCGCACGATGGAAGGCTTACCCCTGACCTGGCAGATCGGCCAGCTGCTGCTGCGCCGTGGAGAATGA
- the bioD gene encoding dethiobiotin synthase: protein MTDPRVPRGRFFITGTDTEVGKTWVACRLLEQASAAGLRTLGLKPVAAGADPAPSPCGTHDGPTNEDARALMAASSIKLPYDQVNPVLLQAPMAPHLAAQQEGRRMNVARLAGYVRGALLSDAARDPDLLLVEGAGGWKVPVNDRESLADLAVELDLPVILVVGMRLGCLNHALLTADAIRASGLRLAAWVANVLPGQTMAALDDNIATLEQWLPAPRILR, encoded by the coding sequence ATGACAGACCCGCGCGTGCCCCGAGGGCGTTTTTTTATTACCGGCACCGACACCGAAGTCGGCAAGACCTGGGTGGCCTGCCGCCTGCTGGAACAAGCCAGCGCAGCCGGGTTACGCACGCTCGGCCTGAAGCCAGTGGCCGCCGGGGCGGACCCCGCCCCGTCACCCTGCGGGACCCATGACGGACCGACCAACGAGGATGCCCGGGCCCTGATGGCCGCTTCCAGCATCAAGCTGCCCTACGACCAGGTGAACCCGGTGCTGTTGCAGGCCCCCATGGCACCGCACCTTGCGGCGCAACAGGAAGGCCGCCGAATGAATGTGGCGCGGCTGGCGGGCTATGTGCGCGGCGCCCTGCTCAGCGACGCCGCGCGGGACCCGGACCTGCTCCTGGTGGAAGGCGCGGGCGGCTGGAAGGTGCCGGTGAACGACCGCGAAAGCCTGGCTGATCTGGCCGTCGAACTGGACCTGCCCGTGATTCTGGTGGTCGGCATGCGGCTGGGCTGCCTCAACCACGCCCTGCTCACCGCCGACGCCATCCGCGCCAGCGGCCTGCGCCTGGCCGCCTGGGTGGCCAACGTGCTGCCGGGGCAAACCATGGCTGCCCTTGATGACAATATCGCCACGCTGGAGCAATGGCTGCCCGCGCCGCGCATTCTCAGATAG
- a CDS encoding helix-turn-helix domain-containing protein, translating into MVQNDVSQTLTDTRAFGRAVRAARKGLRLTQQDLADTAGVGARFISELERGKETVRLGLALHVARLVGLEITVTWPTSDVLDGVLP; encoded by the coding sequence ATGGTTCAGAACGATGTATCGCAAACACTGACAGACACCCGGGCCTTCGGCCGGGCGGTGCGCGCTGCCCGCAAGGGGCTGAGGCTGACCCAGCAGGATCTGGCTGACACGGCGGGCGTGGGCGCCCGCTTTATCTCTGAGCTCGAGCGCGGCAAGGAGACGGTGCGACTGGGGCTGGCACTGCACGTGGCAAGGTTGGTCGGGCTGGAGATCACGGTGACCTGGCCAACGAGCGATGTGCTGGATGGAGTCTTGCCGTGA
- a CDS encoding TraX family protein yields the protein MHQEQALRQARPVSHWTGWGQWLALLTMTIDHMSRHVLPADHGLEWTQVTLGRIAFPLFAAMVAWHGLFNTRDPMRYARRILIIGLAAQIPFMLMPRASDALLLNVCFTLSLGLMWGAWLRTLLARYRDDQLAPVALLLAVAGSTLAMFLAGQWVEYGLYGLMLIPLMMLALYQLHNAASDPGGRALALLSTLPVLFAAGQLNVSDIAKGFTVATCVLVLLLAAGAARRVPPVAWVMPRKLWLSWYPGHFALIAVWLWFVGGL from the coding sequence ATGCATCAGGAACAGGCCCTCCGGCAAGCGCGCCCGGTGTCGCACTGGACCGGCTGGGGACAGTGGCTGGCGCTGCTGACCATGACCATTGATCACATGAGTCGCCATGTGCTGCCCGCCGACCATGGGCTGGAATGGACTCAGGTGACGCTGGGCCGTATCGCCTTCCCGTTGTTTGCGGCCATGGTGGCCTGGCATGGCCTGTTCAATACCCGCGACCCGATGCGTTATGCGCGTCGCATCCTGATCATCGGTCTCGCGGCACAGATTCCGTTCATGCTCATGCCACGGGCATCGGATGCGCTGCTGCTGAACGTCTGTTTTACCCTGTCACTGGGCCTGATGTGGGGGGCCTGGTTGCGCACCCTGCTGGCCCGCTACCGCGATGACCAACTGGCGCCGGTTGCGCTGCTCCTGGCCGTTGCCGGGTCAACGCTGGCCATGTTCCTGGCCGGCCAATGGGTTGAGTACGGCCTCTACGGTCTGATGCTGATTCCGTTGATGATGCTGGCCCTGTACCAGTTGCATAACGCGGCCAGCGATCCGGGCGGTCGCGCCCTGGCGCTGCTGAGTACCCTGCCGGTGCTGTTTGCGGCCGGGCAACTGAATGTCTCGGACATTGCCAAGGGGTTTACGGTGGCCACCTGCGTGCTGGTGTTGCTGCTGGCCGCTGGCGCGGCGCGACGCGTACCGCCGGTGGCATGGGTGATGCCACGCAAGCTGTGGCTGAGCTGGTACCCCGGCCACTTTGCGTTGATCGCGGTATGGCTGTGGTTCGTGGGTGGTCTCTGA
- a CDS encoding SDR family NAD(P)-dependent oxidoreductase codes for MKRLQDKVTIITGGSGGIGKETARLFLDEGALVVLVDIDQDALDQAAVELGGGDTLLTVAADVSREEEVQHYVQSTLDHFGKPDVFFNNAGIEGRVAPLIEQSIADFDRVMAVNVRGAFLGMKFVLAEMMKARSGSIINMSSVAGLSGSPGVAPYVTSKHAVVGMTKSAALEAAVAQVRVNSVHPSPINTRMMRSLEEGFDPGQAEQAKALFEQKIPLGRYGESLDVASMVLFLASDESRFITGAQFRIDGGMGAAM; via the coding sequence ATGAAACGCTTACAGGACAAGGTGACCATCATCACCGGAGGATCCGGTGGTATTGGCAAGGAGACGGCAAGGCTGTTTCTGGATGAGGGCGCGCTGGTGGTGCTGGTGGATATAGACCAGGACGCGCTGGATCAGGCAGCGGTAGAACTGGGCGGTGGTGACACCCTGCTGACCGTGGCGGCGGATGTCAGCCGCGAGGAAGAGGTTCAGCATTACGTGCAAAGTACGCTGGATCATTTCGGCAAGCCGGATGTGTTCTTCAACAATGCCGGTATTGAAGGGCGGGTGGCGCCGCTGATCGAGCAGTCGATAGCGGATTTTGACCGCGTGATGGCGGTCAATGTGCGTGGCGCGTTTCTGGGTATGAAGTTTGTGCTGGCCGAAATGATGAAGGCGCGCTCCGGCAGCATCATCAATATGTCGTCGGTGGCGGGGCTGTCCGGCAGCCCGGGTGTAGCGCCTTACGTGACCTCCAAACATGCGGTGGTGGGTATGACGAAGTCCGCCGCGCTGGAAGCGGCCGTGGCGCAGGTGCGGGTCAACTCCGTGCACCCGTCGCCGATCAATACCCGCATGATGCGTTCGCTGGAGGAAGGCTTTGATCCGGGGCAGGCGGAACAGGCGAAGGCCCTGTTTGAGCAGAAAATACCGCTGGGGCGTTACGGCGAATCCCTGGACGTGGCCAGCATGGTGCTGTTTCTGGCGTCAGACGAAAGCCGGTTCATCACCGGCGCCCAGTTCCGCATCGACGGTGGAATGGGCGCGGCGATGTGA
- a CDS encoding OmpA family protein, which yields MKRMLPIIVLAAAGAAQAQTAYWVDSNNELVRDGYGNCVRTGTWSESQAIAECDPDLVRAETPRAEPAPPPRPAAPAPRLHQVTLASGTTFAVGSATLNDDGKRELDVLVEQLKAPGTNVTAITVEGHTDSTGGEALNQRLSEQRAQSVKDYMVEKGVDAELITTVGHGQSKPIADNNTTQGRAQNRRVEINVDGTVRR from the coding sequence ATGAAACGGATGCTTCCTATCATCGTATTGGCCGCCGCTGGGGCTGCCCAGGCCCAGACCGCTTACTGGGTCGACAGTAACAACGAACTGGTGCGCGATGGCTATGGCAATTGTGTGCGCACCGGCACCTGGAGCGAAAGCCAGGCCATCGCCGAGTGCGACCCTGATCTGGTCAGAGCCGAAACCCCTCGCGCTGAACCCGCACCGCCGCCGCGCCCGGCTGCGCCAGCGCCGCGTTTACATCAGGTGACCCTGGCGTCCGGCACGACCTTCGCCGTGGGCAGTGCCACACTGAACGACGACGGCAAACGCGAACTGGATGTGCTGGTGGAACAGCTCAAGGCACCCGGCACCAACGTGACGGCCATCACCGTGGAAGGCCATACCGACAGCACCGGTGGCGAAGCGCTGAACCAGCGCCTGTCTGAACAGCGCGCTCAGTCCGTGAAGGATTACATGGTCGAGAAAGGCGTTGACGCCGAGTTGATCACGACGGTTGGCCACGGCCAGTCCAAGCCCATCGCGGACAACAACACGACACAGGGCCGCGCCCAGAACCGTCGTGTCGAGATCAACGTGGACGGCACCGTACGACGCTGA
- a CDS encoding flavodoxin family protein yields the protein MSSKQLLVVAHAPSPNTRKLVEAVLRGARHEDISGVETRWIAPLDAGPDDVRRCDGIILGTTENLGYMSGALKDFFDRSYYPVLEEKQGLPCAVYIRAGHDGTGTQRALESILTGLRWKLVQDIVVCRGDWQENFTEVCQELGLYMAAGLEAGIF from the coding sequence ATGTCATCCAAACAACTGCTGGTGGTCGCCCATGCCCCTTCCCCCAACACCCGCAAGCTGGTGGAGGCGGTGCTGCGCGGCGCCCGCCATGAAGACATCAGCGGTGTCGAAACCCGATGGATCGCACCGCTGGACGCCGGCCCCGACGATGTTCGCCGCTGTGACGGCATCATTCTGGGCACCACCGAAAATCTCGGCTACATGAGCGGCGCACTGAAAGACTTCTTCGATCGCAGCTACTATCCCGTGCTGGAAGAAAAGCAGGGGCTGCCCTGCGCCGTGTATATTCGCGCCGGCCACGATGGCACCGGCACACAACGCGCCCTGGAGAGCATCCTGACCGGCCTGCGCTGGAAGCTGGTGCAGGACATCGTGGTGTGTCGCGGCGACTGGCAGGAAAACTTTACAGAAGTATGTCAGGAACTGGGGCTGTACATGGCTGCGGGCCTGGAAGCAGGCATTTTCTGA